In Thermococcus thioreducens, a genomic segment contains:
- a CDS encoding cysteine synthase family protein: protein MYFAKLEFFNPFSRSIKDRAVFNMLMKALERGDINGTKRLFEATSGNVGISLAALSNVFGIEFRAYLPKPTPKATQVLLKVLGAEVVMTEFETIDPSMVRYVQEEARKAGAVNLNQFENDDNFDAHYRFTAGEIDEQLKGIGKTPDVIIAGIGTSGHIAGIASYFKERYDTKVVGVVPAKGEKIPGIKRLETRPKWYFQVEVDRVVEVTREEAIEGAIRVARGDGLLIGLSSGAVVKAYEKVSEEFGDGTYVLIFPDDGFKYVEVFESYLGMV from the coding sequence ATGTATTTTGCCAAGCTGGAGTTCTTTAACCCCTTCAGCAGGAGCATAAAGGACAGGGCTGTTTTTAACATGCTTATGAAGGCCCTTGAGCGCGGGGACATCAACGGCACGAAAAGACTTTTTGAGGCAACCTCCGGCAACGTCGGGATTTCTCTGGCGGCTTTGAGCAACGTTTTTGGCATCGAGTTCAGGGCATACCTGCCGAAGCCAACACCCAAAGCGACGCAGGTTCTCCTGAAGGTTCTCGGTGCTGAAGTCGTCATGACAGAGTTTGAGACAATAGACCCCTCTATGGTTCGCTACGTCCAGGAGGAGGCCAGAAAGGCAGGAGCCGTGAACCTGAACCAGTTCGAGAACGACGACAACTTCGACGCCCACTACCGCTTCACCGCCGGGGAGATAGACGAGCAGCTGAAGGGCATAGGAAAAACCCCCGACGTCATAATAGCCGGCATCGGAACTTCGGGACACATAGCAGGCATAGCGAGCTACTTCAAGGAGCGCTACGACACCAAGGTAGTCGGCGTCGTCCCTGCGAAAGGCGAGAAGATTCCCGGGATCAAGCGCCTTGAGACGAGGCCCAAGTGGTACTTCCAAGTTGAGGTGGACAGGGTCGTGGAGGTAACGAGGGAGGAGGCCATCGAAGGAGCTATCCGCGTCGCCAGAGGCGACGGCCTCCTCATAGGTCTGAGCTCGGGGGCAGTTGTAAAGGCCTATGAGAAGGTCTCTGAGGAGTTTGGAGATGGCACCTATGTCCTAATCTTCCCGGACGATGGGTTTAAATACGTGGAGGTCTTTGAAAGCTACCTGGGGATGGTATGA
- a CDS encoding adenine nucleotide alpha hydrolase family protein produces the protein MKAVALLSSGIDSPVAIYLMLRRGFEITPVHFRQSPKKESKVFELWEVLGRYGRLNEPVIVDSYEEQAPVFSKLAEIGKAKWTCLFCKWTMVRKACKIGHEIGAKAIITGDSLGQVASQTLDNLLIISTASDLPILRPLIGRDKEEIVSIAKEIGTFEISIEPEEPCPFVLRRPVVRGSLGEFERIKGRLVKEGVF, from the coding sequence ATGAAGGCAGTTGCGTTGCTCAGCTCTGGCATTGACTCGCCGGTGGCGATATACCTTATGCTCAGAAGGGGCTTTGAAATAACACCGGTTCACTTCAGGCAGAGCCCCAAAAAGGAGTCCAAGGTTTTTGAGCTCTGGGAGGTTCTTGGAAGGTACGGAAGGCTGAACGAGCCGGTTATAGTTGATTCCTACGAGGAGCAGGCGCCGGTTTTCTCGAAGCTGGCCGAGATTGGAAAGGCCAAGTGGACGTGCCTCTTCTGCAAGTGGACGATGGTGAGGAAAGCCTGTAAGATAGGGCATGAAATCGGAGCAAAGGCGATAATCACCGGCGACAGCCTCGGCCAGGTGGCAAGTCAAACCCTCGACAACCTGCTCATCATAAGCACCGCGAGCGATCTGCCAATCCTCAGGCCCCTCATAGGCAGGGACAAGGAGGAGATAGTTAGTATAGCGAAGGAGATAGGGACGTTTGAAATAAGCATCGAGCCCGAGGAGCCGTGCCCCTTTGTGCTGAGGCGTCCTGTGGTGAGGGGTTCGCTCGGAGAGTTCGAGAGGATAAAGGGAAGGCTCGTGAAAGAGGGTGTGTTCTGA
- a CDS encoding DUF998 domain-containing protein, with protein sequence MEFTKLSAYISLSLPAIFIVGLIIVISQNPWFSFTGNALSDMGSIRNPVNYYFNGFLMIFAVLGFIAAIGALRNGLSYLMPLAMVFLFLVGVFPEEYAPHAPAAVFFYVLALTDIAIVGIKLGRSGTSAGYAWSVLAVITFALMLYLVKARVFKGLAIPELVGAATILAWFVYTGLIQLRGFKL encoded by the coding sequence ATGGAGTTCACGAAACTGTCCGCATATATCAGCCTCTCACTTCCGGCCATCTTCATCGTAGGTCTGATCATCGTCATCAGCCAGAACCCCTGGTTCTCTTTCACTGGAAACGCACTGAGCGACATGGGCTCGATACGGAATCCAGTGAACTACTACTTCAACGGCTTTCTGATGATCTTCGCGGTTCTCGGTTTCATAGCCGCCATCGGAGCCCTGAGAAACGGCCTGAGCTACCTGATGCCGCTCGCGATGGTTTTCCTGTTCCTCGTGGGAGTTTTCCCAGAGGAGTACGCGCCCCACGCCCCGGCGGCTGTCTTTTTCTACGTCCTCGCGCTGACGGACATAGCCATCGTCGGAATAAAACTCGGCCGTTCTGGAACATCTGCCGGCTATGCCTGGAGCGTTCTGGCGGTCATCACCTTTGCCCTGATGCTCTACCTTGTTAAGGCGAGGGTCTTCAAGGGGCTCGCGATTCCGGAGCTGGTTGGAGCCGCCACGATACTGGCGTGGTTCGTCTACACCGGTCTGATCCAGCTCCGAGGTTTCAAACTCTGA
- the thiI gene encoding tRNA uracil 4-sulfurtransferase ThiI: MNVVIVRYGEIGTKSRQTRRWFENILMNNIREALVSEGIGFKKVEAKHGRIIVRTNKANEAVEVLTRVFGIVSLSPAMEVDAEMEKINKTALKLFRRKKRKLGLERPRFRVTARRITKEFPLKSPEVQAKVGEYILENEESEVDLHEYDIEIGVELMEGKAYVFVDKIRAWGGLPIGTQGKVVALLSGGIDSPVAAFLMMKRGVEVIPVHIYMGEKTLEKVRKIWAQLKKYGYGGKGELIVVKPKERERIIEKLREMKKEKYTCVFCKYMMVRNADRIAREFGAKGIVMGDSLGQVASQTLENMYIVSQATDLPIYRPLVGLDKEEIVSMAKKIGTFELSTLPEDEIPFIPKHPVIRGSWEEFRKIYREVFGEEPRKRQC; the protein is encoded by the coding sequence ATGAACGTCGTGATAGTCAGATACGGCGAGATAGGGACGAAGTCGAGGCAAACTCGCAGATGGTTCGAGAACATCCTCATGAACAACATCCGTGAGGCTCTGGTTAGCGAGGGGATCGGGTTCAAGAAGGTCGAGGCGAAGCATGGAAGGATCATCGTCAGGACTAACAAGGCAAATGAAGCCGTTGAAGTCCTCACGAGGGTCTTCGGGATAGTCTCCCTCTCGCCAGCAATGGAAGTCGATGCCGAAATGGAGAAAATAAACAAAACCGCCCTCAAGCTCTTCAGGAGGAAGAAGCGTAAGCTGGGCCTTGAGAGGCCGCGCTTCAGGGTCACCGCGAGGAGAATCACCAAGGAGTTCCCCCTTAAGAGCCCCGAGGTTCAGGCGAAGGTCGGGGAATACATCCTTGAGAACGAGGAGAGTGAAGTTGACCTGCACGAGTACGACATCGAGATCGGCGTTGAGCTGATGGAGGGCAAAGCTTACGTCTTCGTTGATAAAATCCGCGCCTGGGGAGGTCTGCCGATAGGGACGCAGGGAAAGGTGGTGGCTTTGCTAAGCGGCGGCATAGACTCGCCGGTTGCCGCCTTCCTCATGATGAAGCGCGGCGTTGAGGTTATTCCCGTCCACATCTACATGGGCGAGAAGACCCTCGAAAAGGTCAGGAAGATCTGGGCCCAGCTGAAGAAGTACGGCTACGGCGGAAAGGGCGAGCTGATAGTGGTCAAGCCCAAGGAGCGCGAGAGAATCATCGAGAAGCTGCGCGAGATGAAGAAGGAGAAGTACACCTGCGTCTTCTGCAAGTACATGATGGTGAGGAACGCTGACAGGATTGCGAGGGAGTTTGGGGCAAAGGGAATAGTCATGGGAGACTCTCTCGGCCAAGTCGCCAGCCAGACCCTTGAGAACATGTACATAGTCAGCCAGGCGACCGATTTACCGATTTACCGTCCGCTCGTTGGGCTTGACAAGGAAGAAATCGTGAGCATGGCCAAGAAAATCGGAACCTTCGAGCTATCAACCCTGCCGGAGGACGAGATACCCTTCATCCCAAAGCATCCGGTAATAAGGGGCTCCTGGGAGGAGTTCAGGAAGATTTACAGGGAGGTCTTTGGGGAGGAACCCCGGAAAAGGCAGTGCTGA
- a CDS encoding nitroreductase family protein yields the protein MELGDAIFGRTSVRYFSEREVPEEQVRALIEAAVRAPTASGLENWLFVVFKSEEARERIYTLIAKGMEAYYRAVNLPEEKIEKLRERIYREGMFRAPVYIAVFIDRRVRFLQGKEFDELEFIWSVESAAMAIQNLMLKAVELGLGTVYIGVTNFPGIEEEVRELAGLDGNYYLVGVIPVGYPRGEPKPRKRKKAFEEVSKFI from the coding sequence GTGGAGCTCGGGGATGCGATATTCGGGAGAACCTCGGTCAGATACTTTTCGGAGAGGGAGGTTCCGGAGGAGCAGGTCAGGGCACTTATCGAGGCGGCGGTGAGGGCCCCGACTGCGAGCGGACTGGAGAACTGGCTCTTTGTCGTTTTTAAGAGCGAAGAAGCCAGAGAAAGGATTTACACCCTTATAGCAAAGGGCATGGAGGCCTACTACCGCGCCGTGAATCTGCCCGAAGAGAAGATAGAGAAGCTCAGGGAGAGAATATACAGGGAGGGAATGTTCAGGGCCCCTGTATACATAGCCGTCTTCATTGACCGGCGCGTTAGGTTCCTCCAGGGGAAGGAGTTCGACGAGCTGGAGTTCATATGGAGCGTCGAGAGCGCTGCGATGGCCATCCAGAACCTTATGCTCAAGGCCGTTGAGCTCGGCCTCGGGACGGTTTACATAGGCGTTACTAATTTCCCGGGGATAGAGGAGGAAGTCAGAGAGCTGGCTGGACTCGATGGGAACTACTACTTAGTTGGGGTTATCCCCGTAGGCTATCCGCGTGGGGAGCCCAAACCCAGGAAGAGGAAAAAGGCCTTCGAAGAGGTCAGCAAGTTCATCTAA
- a CDS encoding maleate cis-trans isomerase family protein, producing the protein MYGWRGRLGLIVPSSNTTMEIELHLALPEGVSLHTARVPLRNVTEEELVKMNTLSVEAARLLRDAGVEMILYGCTSGSFIGGKDYEKELESRIEEEVNVPVVSTSTAVVEALKMLDARDILVITPYTDEINEREKEFLEANEFNVLDIRGLGIEDNTQIGKLEPYEAYRLAKASFMDEADAVFISCTNLRTFEIIEPLEEDLGIPVVTSNQASLWLALREMDIMERIPWLGRLFAEF; encoded by the coding sequence ATGTACGGATGGAGAGGCAGACTTGGACTTATAGTTCCCTCATCCAATACCACGATGGAAATAGAGCTTCATTTGGCCCTTCCGGAGGGAGTCTCGCTCCACACCGCGAGGGTTCCGCTTAGGAACGTCACCGAGGAGGAGCTCGTAAAGATGAACACCCTCTCCGTCGAGGCGGCCAGACTTCTGCGCGATGCTGGCGTTGAGATGATACTCTACGGCTGCACCAGCGGGTCGTTCATCGGGGGGAAGGATTACGAGAAGGAACTCGAATCCCGGATAGAGGAAGAGGTAAACGTCCCAGTCGTCAGCACCAGCACAGCTGTGGTAGAGGCCCTCAAGATGCTCGACGCCAGGGATATACTGGTTATAACCCCCTACACCGACGAGATAAATGAACGTGAAAAGGAGTTCCTGGAGGCGAACGAGTTCAACGTCCTCGACATAAGGGGGCTGGGAATAGAGGACAACACCCAGATTGGAAAACTCGAACCCTACGAGGCATATCGCCTCGCCAAGGCGAGCTTCATGGACGAGGCCGACGCTGTGTTCATCAGCTGTACCAACCTGAGGACATTCGAGATAATCGAGCCACTCGAAGAAGACCTCGGCATCCCCGTTGTTACAAGCAATCAAGCATCACTGTGGTTGGCCCTGCGCGAGATGGACATTATGGAACGAATCCCTTGGCTTGGGAGACTTTTCGCTGAGTTCTGA